From Budorcas taxicolor isolate Tak-1 chromosome 19, Takin1.1, whole genome shotgun sequence, the proteins below share one genomic window:
- the LOC128065010 gene encoding intercellular adhesion molecule 2-like, producing MSPFGGCGTLAAFLALLCCRGSGVKAFVEPEHLMVESGESQFINCTASCTDPEKLVLETELNNILLESQAQWKLFQVYNISKDVELLCSFTCGDRQETKVFIVTVFYPPKQVLLTLRPTSVAIGTPFTIECRVPAVAPLEGLTVTLLRGTEILYNQTFVGTAPSPQDALVSHNTTAHREDGHHNFLCEAQMDLRSRGGGLVHRISDPQRLEVKEPEPNTQMVALITPVTVLLLMVVTLVLLCQYRWWTAFHTWYWWYNR from the exons ATGTCCCCTTTTGGTGGCTGTGGAACGCTCGCAGCATTTCTTGCCCTGCTCTGCTGCCGTG GGTCTGGTGTGAAGGCGTTCGTGGAGCCAGAGCATCTGATGGTGGAGTCCGGAGAGTCTCAGTTCATTAATTGTACTGCCAGTTGCACGGACCCTGAAAAACTTGTTCTGGAGACAGAGCTAAACAATATTCTCCTGGAGAGCCAGGCTCAGTGGAAGCTGTTCCAGGTCTACAACATCTCCAAGGACGTAGAGCTCCTGTGCAGTTTCACCTGTGGCGACAGGCAGGAGACGAAAGTTTTCATCGTCACCGTGTTCT ACCCTCCAAAGCAAGTGCTCCTGACGCTGAGGCCCACCTCAGTGGCCATAGGGACACCGTTCACCATCGAGTGCAGGGTCCCCGCCGTGGCGCCCCTCGAAGGCCTCACTGTCACCCTGCTCCGTGGTACTGAGATCTTGTACAATCAGACCTTTGTGGGGACAGCACCTTCCCCCCAAGATGCCTTGGTCAGCCATAACACCACAGCTCACAGGGAAGACGGCCACCATAACTTCTTGTGCGAGGCCCAAATGGACCTGCGCTCTCGCGGTGGTGGCCTTGTCCACAGAATCTCAGATCCCCAGAGGCTTGAAGTCAAAG agCCCGAGCCCAACACCCAGATGGTGGCCCTCATCACCCCTGTGACAGTGCTGCTGCTCATGGTTGTGACTCTCGTCCTCCTGTGCCAGTACCGATGGTGGACAG CCTTCCACACATGGTATTGGTGGTATaaccgctaa